The Anoplopoma fimbria isolate UVic2021 breed Golden Eagle Sablefish chromosome 10, Afim_UVic_2022, whole genome shotgun sequence sequence GTCACCGTAGATCAGCTACGTATCCAGGTCAGACCTCGTGTGGTTATCCCCGAAGAAGTGTGTCAGCATGAAATggagcacaaaacaaacagcagccgacttctgtgtgcatgtttctgtCCATGCGGCCCCTCGGTTAAAGCTCCTTTGTTCAACACACTGACAGTCTGTGTGAATAACTAACACAACAGGGGGAAGAGAGTGTTAGgtgtgggctgtgtgtgtgtatatatatatatatatatttatatatatatacacactgcaGATGGGAAAGGAAAACGCTTTACCTGGGGGTAAACGTTTTCCCACGGCTGTGAGCAGGCAGGTGGGTAAACGTTACCACCCCAGAGCAGCCTACCTGTCTGCTAGCAAAGCGCCTCTGTTAGCCTCCTTCGTTTTACTCACACGGTCGTTTCACTGGGTCACTCGTCGTACACTCGGGGACTTCGAGAGTAAATCGAGAGCCATTATCTTGTCACTGTCATTGGCGTCCCCGGCTGCTTTTCCACTGgaccatcctctcctctctgccacCCGGACCCGGCGGGGACGACGATGATGCTGCTGGGAGCGGAGGGGCGAGACTGACTGGATCGCTTCAGTATGTTGTTGTGGCTGCCAGAGAGGAAAGCGTACTGCGCATGCGCGGGTCCGACTGTCATACGGAAAGCTCTCACCTGATTGGTCGGTTGTCTTGGGGGGCGGGGTCGTTTGGTGAAACTTTATCTTACTGTAACCTTCTTGTAAAGTTGTATTTTAGCTGCTATAACAGGTGATTTTTGTATGTAGACAAAAACTAAATAGTTTTagaaattaataaagaaataaaacagaatatatatatataaatatatacagtaccagtcaaaagtttggacacaccttctcattcaactacttaagaatctaaaatataaaacatattctggtttgttgagcatttgtttgtttaccacataattccatatgtgttccttcatagtttggatgtcttcaatattaatctacaatgtagaaaaaaataaaaaaaagaaaaaccattgagtgagaaggtgtgtccaaacttttgactggtactgtatatgtgtgtgtaattgtttatGGTAGATTTAACCTTTTAACAACCAGCATCCGGCCATTGagtttaaaaaactgaaaacagaatATATGCTTAATGATACTGTCAAACAGTGTGGATTGAGGAAATGTAAACAACAATACAGCTACAAGAACTTAAGAATTTATTAATAgcgacaaaaaaatataaactttttttacatatttacttgAACAATGGTATTATTGGTGCTGATGCTAAAAAAgaacttttttattgttggttttaatggtacaacacaacaaaaattacaaaattagCCAACTTGAAAATAGGAAAATGGGGTCATACAAACGGCAAAGGAACATCTGACCTAATCAACACACAACCTGATGGCTAGTCACCTTCAATCTCTCTTTGCATCTGtctcacacactaacacacactcacacatgcacacacacttctaatcatcatcatcatcatcatcctcctgaCAGCAGATGCCCTGACTGCAGGCCTGACACAAGCTCTTCTCATGAGGTTTGGTAAACTTCTTGTCAACTGGACCACAATCATCACTGTCCTGCTCCTCTCCGTAGCAATTCTTCCGAATTTTGGCAAACAGTCTGAGCAAGGCTCTTTCCACCTCTTCCTGGGAAAAACCTGGGAGTTCAAACTGATTGTTGTTGCAACTGCGACAGGCCTGTCCAAAGGGCCTCATGATCACAGACCCCCGTTCACTTCTCAGCCGGTAATGGAACAAC is a genomic window containing:
- the LOC129097412 gene encoding receptor-transporting protein 3-like codes for the protein MGQSTDWVPSLWMDTFAELLDDDDDSELDYGDQWSLNFNYSLTDKLAMNERKKGWKIYCYSGFANFQCASCSKVWHSAKVTLLFHYRLRSERGSVIMRPFGQACRSCNNNQFELPGFSQEEVERALLRLFAKIRKNCYGEEQDSDDCGPVDKKFTKPHEKSLCQACSQGICCQEDDDDDDD